In Mus pahari unplaced genomic scaffold, PAHARI_EIJ_v1.1 scaffold_10936_1, whole genome shotgun sequence, the genomic window AGAAATAGAAtacttcaaaacataaaattcatCAATTTGCANNAANAAGNCACACTCTTGCCAAATGAAGNTTTACTTAACAGCTGAAGATCAAGATGCCAATTGTGNAGAGCTAGCTTCAGAGAACTTGGAATATAACTTGCTTANATTAGGTTATATATCATCAATGTCTTCATCATCATCTCCAATATCATCAAACAGGATTTCATCATCATCTCCAGGACCAAATGTATACGTTTCATTGATTTTGGCATTTTCTGGAAGTTCTCCATAGGCCTTCAGACTTCTTGCTTCATCTGGATTGTANTTTAAGATTACATCAGCTTTGCTATCTTGATAGTCTCGTAGACCAATCAATATAATGTCTGAGGTATTTATCCAAACCTTTTTTCTCAACTTCCCTCTTATNTGGCACAGCCTCCTTACACCATCAAAACACATTGCTTCCAACCGTCCGCATCCCAGCATTTTGGTCACCTGAGCATACTCCTGCCCATGTTCTTTAAACACCAAC contains:
- the LOC110314781 gene encoding eukaryotic translation initiation factor 1A-like, which gives rise to MPKNKGKGGKNRRRGRNENESEKRELVFKEHGQEYAQVTKMLGCGRLEAMCFDGVRRLCXIRGKLRKKVWINTSDIILIGLRDYQDSKADVILXYNPDEARSLKAYGELPENAKINETYTFGPGDDDEILFDDIGDDDEDIDDI